Proteins from a genomic interval of uncultured Desulfuromusa sp.:
- a CDS encoding DEAD/DEAH box helicase: protein MNFTDFNLHPKIAAGVTAAGFTQPTPIQEQAIPKIMQHQDVMGLAQTGTGKTAAFGLPMLHQLMKGPRGCVRALIIAPTRELAEQIHTSLSLLGQQTGLRSVTVYGGVSIKPQISKLKSGAEIVVACPGRLLDHIKQGTIKLRELDMLVLDEADRMFDMGFLPDIRRIVKSLPVKRQTLLFSATMSREIRHLAQELLTDPQTIQVDTVAPAVTVSHALYPVPQHLKTDLLLRVLEQTETEAVLVFTRTKHRAKRLGEKLCKCGYRVASLQGNLSQSRRQAALDGFRDGRYRILVATDIAARGIDVSQISHVINFDVPDTVDAYIHRIGRTGRAARTGKALTMISEDDQSMVRAIERTLGAQIDQHRLDGFEYDVPAPKRAAQPQRRPAQPANRGKFQKNKLRSRSGRQQVAGGR, encoded by the coding sequence ATGAACTTCACAGATTTCAATTTGCACCCCAAAATTGCTGCGGGAGTCACCGCTGCAGGATTTACACAACCAACCCCGATTCAGGAGCAGGCAATCCCAAAAATCATGCAACATCAAGATGTCATGGGATTGGCACAAACCGGGACCGGTAAGACCGCAGCTTTTGGTTTGCCAATGCTTCATCAGTTGATGAAAGGGCCTCGTGGATGTGTGCGCGCCCTTATTATCGCCCCGACCCGTGAACTTGCGGAACAGATTCATACTTCCCTTTCTCTGCTCGGGCAGCAAACGGGACTGCGCAGTGTTACCGTTTATGGCGGCGTCAGTATTAAACCGCAAATTTCCAAGCTTAAGAGTGGGGCTGAAATTGTTGTTGCCTGCCCTGGCCGTTTGCTTGATCACATCAAGCAGGGAACAATTAAGCTGCGGGAATTAGATATGTTGGTTCTTGATGAAGCTGACCGGATGTTTGATATGGGTTTTTTACCTGATATCCGCAGAATTGTTAAATCTCTCCCGGTAAAGCGGCAGACGTTGCTTTTCTCTGCGACCATGTCAAGAGAGATTCGCCATTTAGCTCAGGAGCTTCTCACTGATCCGCAAACAATCCAGGTTGATACCGTTGCTCCGGCAGTTACAGTCAGCCATGCTCTTTATCCTGTTCCCCAACATCTTAAAACTGATCTGCTGTTGAGGGTGCTGGAGCAGACAGAGACTGAGGCTGTCCTGGTTTTTACCCGGACAAAACATCGCGCGAAAAGGCTCGGAGAAAAACTCTGCAAGTGCGGTTATCGTGTCGCTTCTTTGCAGGGTAACCTTTCTCAATCACGTCGTCAGGCGGCACTGGATGGTTTTCGTGATGGAAGGTACCGGATTCTGGTCGCAACTGATATTGCTGCCCGCGGTATCGATGTTTCTCAGATTTCACATGTGATTAACTTTGATGTGCCTGATACTGTGGATGCTTATATTCACAGGATTGGTCGAACGGGACGAGCAGCGCGTACCGGCAAGGCTTTGACCATGATCAGCGAGGATGATCAATCCATGGTACGAGCAATCGAAAGGACTTTGGGAGCACAGATCGACCAGCATCGATTAGATGGTTTTGAGTACGATGTGCCTGCGCCGAAAAGGGCTGCACAGCCGCAACGACGGCCGGCGCAACCTGCGAATCGTGGCAAGTTTCAAAAGAATAAGTTGAGGTCGCGATCAGGTCGTCAGCAGGTTGCCGGAGGGCGGTGA
- a CDS encoding TRAP transporter large permease subunit, with translation MTTAALFFILLLCLLTGMPIAFALGLSSITTILIFSNDSLASIALKLFASQSEHYTLLAIPFFILSSTFLSTGGVANRIINFAIDCVGWIRGGLAMASVMACMIFAAVSGSSPATVAAIGSIVIVGMVKAGYPEELAAGVITNAGTLGILIPPSIVMLVYAAATEESAARLFMAGLIPGLMMGTMLMIIIYIVARVKGLPAQPWVGFKNLAKSSASAGWGLMMIVIVLGSIYGGICSPTEAAAISAVYAYFIAIFIYRDMGPLKGIPWKESDTDSIGKIIVRNLRLSIAALPKSIVDKDLHKVFRDASKVSIMLLFIIGNAMLFAHVLTTERIPHHIAEIIVGWGLPAWGFLIVVNILLLMAGNFMEPSAILLIMAPILFPIAVKLGIDPIHLGIIMVVNMEIGMITPPVGLNLFVTAGITGHNITWVLKAALPWLLVLLTFLIMITYIPQISLWLPEYIDQLKGY, from the coding sequence ATGACAACCGCAGCACTCTTTTTTATTCTTCTGCTCTGCCTGCTGACAGGTATGCCGATTGCCTTTGCCTTGGGATTGTCAAGTATCACGACAATTCTGATTTTTTCAAATGACTCATTGGCTTCCATTGCATTAAAACTGTTTGCATCACAATCTGAACATTACACTCTTCTGGCGATTCCGTTTTTCATTCTGTCCTCGACTTTTCTGTCGACGGGGGGAGTCGCCAACAGGATCATCAATTTTGCCATTGACTGTGTTGGCTGGATTCGTGGCGGGCTGGCAATGGCTTCCGTTATGGCCTGTATGATTTTTGCCGCTGTTTCAGGCTCTTCCCCTGCGACTGTTGCCGCAATCGGTTCCATTGTTATTGTTGGCATGGTGAAAGCCGGATATCCGGAAGAATTAGCCGCCGGGGTCATAACCAATGCGGGAACCTTGGGCATATTGATTCCACCCTCCATTGTCATGCTGGTTTACGCTGCTGCAACTGAAGAATCTGCAGCGCGGCTGTTCATGGCTGGACTGATCCCCGGTCTGATGATGGGAACAATGTTGATGATCATCATCTATATTGTTGCCCGCGTCAAAGGCCTGCCCGCACAACCCTGGGTTGGCTTTAAGAATTTAGCAAAATCAAGCGCCAGTGCCGGCTGGGGCTTGATGATGATTGTTATTGTCCTCGGTTCAATTTATGGCGGAATCTGCAGTCCAACTGAGGCCGCGGCAATTTCAGCTGTATATGCATACTTTATTGCGATTTTTATCTATCGTGACATGGGACCACTCAAAGGGATTCCATGGAAAGAAAGTGATACTGATTCTATTGGCAAAATCATTGTCCGCAATCTGAGACTGTCAATTGCTGCACTGCCTAAATCTATCGTTGATAAAGACCTCCACAAAGTTTTCCGGGATGCTTCTAAAGTTTCCATCATGTTGCTGTTCATCATTGGCAACGCGATGCTGTTTGCCCATGTTCTGACGACCGAGCGAATTCCCCACCATATCGCTGAAATCATAGTTGGCTGGGGCCTTCCAGCCTGGGGATTCCTGATTGTTGTCAACATCCTGTTATTGATGGCAGGGAATTTTATGGAGCCGTCTGCAATTCTGTTAATCATGGCCCCTATCCTTTTTCCAATTGCCGTTAAACTGGGAATCGACCCAATTCACCTTGGAATTATCATGGTTGTGAATATGGAAATCGGCATGATCACTCCGCCGGTAGGATTGAATCTGTTTGTGACTGCAGGGATCACAGGGCATAACATCACCTGGGTTCTCAAAGCGGCACTACCCTGGCTGCTGGTACTCCTGACTTTCTTGATCATGATCACCTACATTCCACAGATTTCATTGTGGCTGCCAGAGTATATCGATCAGCTTAAAGGGTATTGA
- a CDS encoding TRAP transporter small permease: MFSRIINSIEESIIALLLATMTLLVFVEVVLRFGFGIGLMWSQELTLTISAWMVLFGVSYGIKVGSHIGVDALVKILPTTARRIISGISVIACLAYCSLFIKGAWVYLSKMHLIGIELEDMPVPKWIAHSILLIGMIMIAIRLLILLWNIFTGKTDGFKLADEAKESMHLAEETKAATTQGGESA, translated from the coding sequence ATGTTTAGTCGGATAATCAACAGTATAGAAGAATCAATTATCGCACTCCTTCTTGCGACAATGACCCTTTTGGTCTTTGTTGAAGTGGTTTTGCGTTTTGGTTTTGGTATCGGTTTGATGTGGTCTCAGGAATTGACCTTGACCATCTCAGCCTGGATGGTCCTTTTCGGGGTTTCGTACGGAATCAAAGTCGGCTCACATATCGGCGTTGATGCCCTGGTCAAAATATTGCCTACGACTGCACGCAGGATCATCAGTGGTATTTCCGTTATTGCCTGTTTGGCATATTGTTCACTTTTTATTAAAGGTGCCTGGGTCTATCTTTCCAAGATGCATCTGATCGGCATTGAGCTTGAGGATATGCCGGTTCCAAAATGGATTGCCCACAGTATTCTCCTGATAGGCATGATCATGATCGCAATCCGTCTGTTGATTCTGCTCTGGAATATTTTTACCGGTAAAACTGATGGGTTCAAGCTTGCTGACGAAGCCAAAGAGAGTATGCATCTGGCTGAGGAAACAAAAGCAGCCACAACTCAGGGAGGTGAATCAGCATGA
- a CDS encoding TRAP transporter substrate-binding protein: protein MKRNKLVFVGLLVAVTFIASVTMASAAPIVIKFSHVVAENTPKGQMANKFKQLIDERLAGKVVVEVFPNSQLFGDNNVLEAMLLGDVQIAAPSLSKFEKYTDSLQIFDLPFLFKDMAAVEKFQQGPIGQKMLSSIKKKGLVGLGYLHNGMKQLSASDPLRVPADAKNKKFRIMTSDVLAAQFEAVDAMPLKKPFSEVFTLLQTKAIDGQENTWSNIYSKKFYEVQPYITESNHGVLDYLLVTSAEFWMGLPDDIRTEVKKALDEATQFGNEVSAQKAIADRQKIIDSKRSEVIELTDAERALWVEAMKPVWKKFEGKIGKEYIEAAAASN, encoded by the coding sequence ATGAAAAGAAACAAACTCGTATTCGTAGGTCTGTTGGTCGCAGTGACTTTCATAGCATCTGTAACGATGGCATCGGCAGCCCCGATCGTTATCAAATTTTCCCACGTTGTTGCTGAAAACACACCGAAAGGACAAATGGCGAACAAATTCAAACAACTGATTGACGAACGTTTGGCTGGTAAAGTTGTTGTTGAAGTTTTCCCTAACTCTCAGCTGTTTGGCGACAATAATGTTCTTGAAGCCATGCTTCTGGGTGACGTCCAGATCGCGGCTCCATCTTTGTCAAAATTCGAAAAATACACCGATTCTCTACAAATTTTTGACCTCCCCTTCCTGTTCAAAGACATGGCTGCTGTTGAAAAATTCCAACAGGGTCCAATTGGTCAGAAGATGCTGTCATCAATCAAGAAAAAAGGACTCGTTGGCCTCGGCTATCTGCACAACGGCATGAAGCAGCTTTCAGCCAGCGATCCACTGCGGGTTCCTGCTGACGCCAAAAACAAGAAGTTCCGGATCATGACCTCTGATGTTCTCGCTGCACAGTTTGAGGCAGTTGATGCCATGCCGCTGAAAAAACCATTTTCTGAAGTTTTCACTCTGCTGCAAACAAAAGCTATCGACGGTCAGGAAAACACCTGGTCAAATATCTACTCAAAGAAATTTTATGAGGTCCAACCCTACATCACTGAGTCTAATCACGGTGTTCTCGATTACCTGCTCGTAACATCTGCTGAATTCTGGATGGGACTTCCTGACGACATTCGTACTGAAGTCAAAAAAGCTCTGGATGAAGCTACCCAATTCGGCAATGAAGTTTCAGCCCAGAAAGCCATTGCAGATCGCCAGAAAATCATTGATTCCAAGCGTTCAGAAGTTATTGAGCTGACTGATGCTGAGCGTGCCCTCTGGGTCGAAGCAATGAAACCGGTTTGGAAAAAATTTGAAGGAAAAATTGGTAAAGAATACATCGAAGCTGCTGCTGCATCGAACTAA